The Candidatus Synechococcus calcipolaris G9 genome contains the following window.
TTGAAGACTACCACGATCTCCTTCCCCATGTGGATGCGGTATGTATTGCCGTTCCCACGCGCCAGCACCATGAGGTAGGGATTACCTGCCTGCGTCAAGGCATTCATGTGTTGGTAGAAAAACCTATTGCCGCCAGTATTGCCGAGGCAGAATCCTTAGTTAATACCGCCGCTGACTGCCAGTGTATTTTACAGGTGGGTCACATTGAGCGGTTTAATCCCGCCTTCCAAGAGCTAACCAAAGTTCTACGTACCGAAGAAATCTTGGCCCTAGAAGCCCACCGCATGAGTCCCTACTCCGGTCGTGCCAACGATGTGTCCGTGGTATTGGATTTGATGATCCATGACATTGATTTACTCTTAGAACTGACCAATTCCACCGTCGTTCGTTTAACCGCAGCGGGCAGTCGCGCCCCCCAGTCCAACTACCTGGATTACGTCACCGCAACCCTCGGATTTGCCAATGGGGTCATTGCCACCCTCACCGCCAGCAAGGTCACCCATCGGAAATTACGGCGGATTGCCGCCCACTGTAAAACATCCCTGACGGAGGCAGACTTTCTCAAAAATGAGATATTAATTCATCGGCAAATGAGTGCCAGTTGCATGGCGGATCACGGCCAGGTTCTCTATCGTCAGGATGGCTTAATTGAGAAGGTGTATACCAGTAATATTGAACCCCTTCATGCCGAACTAGAGCATTTTGTGAACTGTGTCCGGGGTGGAAAGCCGCCCTCTGTGGGGGGTGAGCAAGCTCTGAAAGCCCTGCGCCTAGCTAGTTTAATTGAGCAAATTGCCCTAGATGGCCATGCCTGGAATTCGGAGATCATCCAGGGTGTGGAGCATGGCCTCCTCTATCCGGATGCCCTTGGCGATCGCCCCAGCTATCCAACTACAGCCTAGAGGGGGGGAGGTAGCCATCTCTTTCCCTGTTCTTTCAGGAACTCCGCCGATAAGATAATGATCAACTAAGATTCGTGGGGTTTCTGGTTATCGATGATTGATCATGATGTTGTCATTGTTGGCGGTGGCTTGGCCGGATGTCGAGCCGCCCTAGAGATTTGTCGGCTGGCCCCTGATCTGACCATTGCCCTCATTGCCAAGACCCACCCCATTCGCTCCCATTCCGTTGCTGCCCAAGGGGGAATTGCCGCTACCTTAAAAAATGTCGATGATCAAGATTCCTGGGAGAGTCACGCCTTTGATACGGTCAAGGGATCGGATTTTTTAGCGGATCAGGATGCCGTGGCCATTTTGACCCAAGAGGCCCCGGATGTGGTGATCGATCTGGAGCATTTGGGGGTTTTATTTTCCCGTTTAGAGGATGGTCGCATTGCCCAGCGGCCCTTTGGCGGC
Protein-coding sequences here:
- a CDS encoding Gfo/Idh/MocA family protein: MTNQTTSLGSGGHRSQPEPLRIGVIGVGNMGQHHTRVLSLLKDVELVGISDLNLERGIDTASKYRVKFFEDYHDLLPHVDAVCIAVPTRQHHEVGITCLRQGIHVLVEKPIAASIAEAESLVNTAADCQCILQVGHIERFNPAFQELTKVLRTEEILALEAHRMSPYSGRANDVSVVLDLMIHDIDLLLELTNSTVVRLTAAGSRAPQSNYLDYVTATLGFANGVIATLTASKVTHRKLRRIAAHCKTSLTEADFLKNEILIHRQMSASCMADHGQVLYRQDGLIEKVYTSNIEPLHAELEHFVNCVRGGKPPSVGGEQALKALRLASLIEQIALDGHAWNSEIIQGVEHGLLYPDALGDRPSYPTTA